GCGCGGGAGTGTTCCAATGTGGTATAATATCTGAAAAGGGAGGTTTCGACATGATCCCATTCTTCAGCGAACAGCCCGGTCAACCGCTCGAATGGTTCGGCGTCACGCACATCGCACTTACCCTCGGCTTCATCCTAAGCGTCGTTCTCCTCTGGATCCTTTCACCCAGACTCAAGGGTTCCAAGGCTGAGCCTTGGATCCGCTACGGGATCCTGGTCCTCGGAATCGCGTTCGAGTGGCGGGTCTTCGAGAGCCGCATGCTCACGACGTCGCCGTTCCGGTTCCCGCTGTGCGCCGTCGCTCTCTACTCGCTCTTCTTCGCGGTCGCGTTCAAGAAGGAAGCGATCTTCAGGATCGCCTACTTCTATGCGTTCGGATCGCTTCTGTCGTTCCTCTTCTACGACACGCCGTTCGGCCTCGACCGCTGGAGCGGGTGGACCTTCTTCGGAGCCCACGCCGTCATCGCGTGGCTCGCGGTGTATGGCGTCCGTGTGATGGGATTCGTCCCCGTCAAACGCGACTGGCTGCGGTCGATGGCGTTCCTCGCCGCCTATGCCTTCGTCGCCGGATATGCGAAACTGCGTTTCGGCGGAGCCGACGAACTCTTCCTGTTCACACCGCCCGCCGCGTTCCTCGCGTCTTTCCAGGAATCCTCCCCGCTGCTCTATCTGCTGGCATTTTCATCGTTCGCTACCGCACTGATCGCACTGATGTATCTGCCGGTGCATCTGGTCTCGATGCGAACGAAAGCCGCCCATCGTCCGGCATGAAATGAAAGAGCCCCGCGTCCTTCCGGCGAAGACGCGGGGCTTTTTCGACGATCGCCCTCCCGTTCGGGGGACGCCGTTGAACGATTTCATCGAAGAGGCCGGAAATGATCCCGGCCGTCGGATCGATGCGTTCAGGCGTCCTTCCGATGGGCGACGAGATCGTCGATGATCGATGCGATCTCGTCGATCGCTTCGATCAGGGGTCGGTCCGTCGACAGGTCGACCCCGACCATCCGGGCCAGTTCCAGCGGCGTCTTCGTGCCGCCGGCCTTCAGGACCTCGATCCATGCCTGCGGTTCGATCGCCTTCGATTCGATCATGCCGGACACCTTCGTACCGAGCGTGAGGCCGGCGGAATAGGTGTACGGATAGAGTCCCATGAAGAAGTGCGGCTGTCTCATCCACGTATAGCCCGCCCAATCGGGAATCTCGACCGCGTCGCCCCAGAACTTCCTGAGGACGTCGAGGTTGATGCCCTTGAGCACCTGGGCCGAAAGCGGCTGCTTCTGGTCGACCCTCCGGTAGACTTCCCGCTGGAACGCCGCCTCGAGCAGGTGGGTCACGAAGTTGTGGTAGTAGGTGCGGGCGATCTTCACCGATTTCAGCCACGCCTTCTCGCGCGAGGTCTTCGCCGTCCTGATCAGGTGATTGGCGACCAGCAGCTCGTTGGTCGTCGACGGCGCTTCCACGAAGTACGTCGACGGCCGCGTGTTCAGGATGCTCTGGTGGCGGTTGGCGTATTGGAAGTGACCCGCATGCCCGAGCTCGTGCGCGAGGACCATCACCTCGTCCATCTGGCCGTTCCAGTTGATCAGGATGAAGGATGTCGCCCCATAGGGCGAGGAACAGAAGCCGCCGGTCGATTTCCCCTGGTTCTGCGGGAAATCGATCCAGCGTTCGTCGAACGCGCGCCGCACGACCTGATTGTACTCGCTTCCCAGGACGGACAGCCCCGCCTCGATCAGCGCCCGGGCCTCTTCGATCGTCACCTTGGGTTCGAAGGAGGGATCGACGGCGATCTTCAGGTCCGCGTAGGTCATCCTGTCGAGGCCGTGGACGTCCTTCAGGAGAAGGGCGTACCGCCGCATGGCCGGAGCCAGGCGTTCCATGATCAGGTCGATCTGGCGGTCCATGAAGTCGCGCGTGACCTTCTGGTCATACAGCAGGTAGTCGAAGACGTTGGGATACCCGCGCAGTTCGGAGAGGATCTTCTCCTTCTGGACGTGGGCGGAGTAGTTGCTGGCGAAGCCGTGCTGGTATTCCTGCAGCTTCTTGTAGAAAGACTCGTAGGCGGCCCTTCGGACCGGGGTGTCCACCACGTACTCGTACTCGTTTTCGAACAGCGTGAACGAATTGGGATGCTTGACTCCGTCCACCTCGAAGTCGTCGAACTTCATGTCCGCCAGCTTGAAGCGGTTGTAGTTGACGTAGGCGGCGTTCAGGACCGGCGACAGGGCGACCAGGGCCTTTTCGACCTCGGGGATCAGCGTGTACTTCTTCTCGTCGATGACGTCGAGCAGGTAGTGGCGATTCTCCTCGGCGCACTCCGAGGCTTCCCGCAGGAGCGCATCGGGAGCGGCCTTCAGTTCGTTTTCGAAGAAGGCCGTCTTCTTCGAGATGGTCTGGAAGCGGATCATGCTCTTCCCTTGCCGCATCTGATTCTCTTCGCTGATCGAATCGGTGCTCGACTGGAGCGAGGCGTACGCGCCGATCCGCGTCAGCCTGCCGCGGATGTCCTGGTAGGCGGTCAACGCCTCGTTGATGGTATCCTTATCATTCAGCTTGGTTTCAAACTTCGCGCAGAAGGAATCGACGAGCCGTTCGGCTTCATCGAAGGCCTCGAGGTACAGCGACTCGGTCTTGAACAGGTTCGCGATGTCCCACGTGCGCTTCGCATCGAGTTCCTGGCGTTTCGGCAATTGCATCTTCATATTGTTCACCTCTTGTGAAGATTATAGCATGAGTCCCATCCGATTTCGTCCCCGAATGACATCAAGATGGTTCGATCGCGGTCCCCGGGCAGACGGTTCGGTCCGTGAAGCGAAGGCGACATCCGCGATGCGGTCCCGTCGTCGGGAAGCGCACTCGGCCATCGTGCGTTCGTCAATCCGGGTCGCCGATAGCGTTCTTTCCGGATCCTGAAGTGCATTTCATTTCGATTCGTCCTGGAAATAATCTGCGACGATGTACGACATTTTGTAGTAGCCTTTCGCATTCATATAGTATACGTCGTACATGTTCGTACTGTCCATGAAATCGATGAATGTCAGCGTGCCGTCGATCTCTTCGGTGACCCCGAGGGAAAACGAGAGTTGCCTGATCTCCTCGCCGCCGACGTCTTCATACGCTTCCACGATATAGCCGAAAGCATACCCGTCGTCATCTTTCTGCTTCTGATGGAGTTCCACACGATATCGATCGCAGTTCGCCGCGTTGGAAAATGAATACGCGATGGTTTCCATAAGGTATCGCTCGTCTCCGTCGACGAGCACTACGGTAAAGACGATGTCGTCCGTTCCGTTTTTCTCGATGTACACTTCCAGCATGCCCGCCGATCCGATCAGCTCCTGGCCATCGCCGTCGAATTCCGGCAGATAGAGCGTGGATTCTTCCTGCCTGACATAGTCATAGAAGTTGTTGTCGTAATGATCCGAGGGCGCTTCATGCGAACTCACCAATGCGATGATCGTCAAAAGACCGATCATGATCGACAGGGACAGGATGACGGAAGGTCCGGGCAATTTGGTGACTTTCTTGTTCGACACGAAGTTGTTGCAGTTCTTTCGATAGATGGCCAGATAGGCCAGCACGAACAGGCCGACGCCGAGAACGACGCCCGACAGTGTCAATATGAAAACCCGATTGTTCGCCAGGTACGCTCCAAGATTGTTCTCGCCGACATCCGCGACCGGCATCCAGGCCAACTGTGCTTGATTGGCATCGGTCACCAGACCGATGTCGGCGACATGC
This portion of the Candidatus Izemoplasmatales bacterium genome encodes:
- the pepF gene encoding oligoendopeptidase F; the protein is MKMQLPKRQELDAKRTWDIANLFKTESLYLEAFDEAERLVDSFCAKFETKLNDKDTINEALTAYQDIRGRLTRIGAYASLQSSTDSISEENQMRQGKSMIRFQTISKKTAFFENELKAAPDALLREASECAEENRHYLLDVIDEKKYTLIPEVEKALVALSPVLNAAYVNYNRFKLADMKFDDFEVDGVKHPNSFTLFENEYEYVVDTPVRRAAYESFYKKLQEYQHGFASNYSAHVQKEKILSELRGYPNVFDYLLYDQKVTRDFMDRQIDLIMERLAPAMRRYALLLKDVHGLDRMTYADLKIAVDPSFEPKVTIEEARALIEAGLSVLGSEYNQVVRRAFDERWIDFPQNQGKSTGGFCSSPYGATSFILINWNGQMDEVMVLAHELGHAGHFQYANRHQSILNTRPSTYFVEAPSTTNELLVANHLIRTAKTSREKAWLKSVKIARTYYHNFVTHLLEAAFQREVYRRVDQKQPLSAQVLKGINLDVLRKFWGDAVEIPDWAGYTWMRQPHFFMGLYPYTYSAGLTLGTKVSGMIESKAIEPQAWIEVLKAGGTKTPLELARMVGVDLSTDRPLIEAIDEIASIIDDLVAHRKDA